The nucleotide sequence CTTGAATGTTCCAGTGTGGCATGTATGGCCATGGCCATACGGTCTAGAGTTTTCTCTGCACCCAGTGGATTAGATTCCGTTGGAGTAAAAGAAAATACCCAGCAGGAATTGAGAAATTTACCTAACGAAATTCCTGTTACATGTGCTGCAAAATATGCCTGACTATATCAGCTCATGTTGTGTAACATTTCAGGTGTATGATGTCACCCCTTTCATGGATGAGCATCCTGGTGGAGATGAGGTACTGCTGGCAGTAACCGGTGAGTCATTTTATAATTGTGGATGAGGCTAAGTTCAAAAGTCTTGCGCAATTTTGATTTTAATATTCAAACCTGATCACTACTCTCCAATATAACCAGGGAAAGATGCAACCAGCGATTTCGAAGATATCGGACACAGTGATTCCGCAAGGGAGATGATGGAGAAGTACCACATCGGGGAGATTGATGCTTCAACCATCCCAGCAAAGCGTACATTTGTACCTCCTCAGCAAGGGTCCCATGTCCAGGCCAAGGATAGCGACCTCCTCATCAAGATCCTGCAGTTTCTTGTTCCCATTTTAATCTTGGGGCTTGCATTTGGTGTCCGGCACTACAGCAAATCTGAGTAGGCTGTTGTTGGCGAGTTGCTTCGGAGAAATAGCTTTCAA is from Triticum aestivum cultivar Chinese Spring chromosome 1B, IWGSC CS RefSeq v2.1, whole genome shotgun sequence and encodes:
- the LOC123124459 gene encoding cytochrome b5 isoform X2, which translates into the protein MREGPDAPGSNTADSGATAHARTHAERGPCPKRVIHFLLASFSLGLGACVTPSARPPHRRLVASRPLPAPAWARVLRAMAGEKRMFGFEEVAKHNVAKDCWLVIAGKVYDVTPFMDEHPGGDEVLLAVTGKDATSDFEDIGHSDSAREMMEKYHIGEIDASTIPAKRTFVPPQQGSHVQAKDSDLLIKILQFLVPILILGLAFGVRHYSKSE